The Camelina sativa cultivar DH55 chromosome 18, Cs, whole genome shotgun sequence DNA window CTGAGAGTTTTTTCTTACCTTTCAGCTCTCTTCCATAAACACTGATAGCTAACGGGTTTCCATTagcataattaattactttcaCAAACAGCTCGTGGAGATTCTTCTCCTCTCCCATATCCTTTAACGAAGCGCACATCAAGAAGAGTTGTAGAGCCTCTCTCTCATTTAAACCCTGAACCTCGTATATTTGATTGATTCGGCAAAGGTGAAACACCTGTTTATCTCTAGAGGTTATGATAATCAGGCTTTCAGGTCCTAGCCAGTCAAAATCCTCGAGAAAAGACTCTGCAACGAGAGCATTGTGCACGTCATCGAGAACAACAAGAACTCTCTTATTGTTCAATCTGTCTCTAAGCGAGCTCAGTTCCATAACGGTCCGCTTATCTTTCAAAAGTTGTTCCTCCAACAAACAATAAAGACCCTTCTCATGAACAGATTTGTCAGAGTCTTCGATAAAACAAGAAGCATCAAAGGCGCCAAACATTTGGTGAAAGACTGCTTTAGCAAGTGTCGTCTTGCCTATGCCAGGCATACCCCAAATACCAACACAGCGGATGCCAAACGGTTGCTTGTTAACCATTTTTTCAATCTCCAGAAGCTTCGGATAGATTCCAATTCGTTCCATTGAAAAGAGCTTCTCGTACACATCTCTCACAATCTCTTCTACTAGTGTAGAGTCACTACATTCCTTCCTGCGCAATATTTGATTGGTGTGACAATTCAAATAGCGAGCAATATAATTTCAGCTAAAAATCTCATTTCATCTCATATAAGTAGATACCTGGATTTGTGAATTGGTGATACGCCTCTCAGATCCAGCGCGCTAAGCCATTCGCCTCGTAATTGATTGTCACCGTACAACACTGGAACCACCACCTGCTCCTTGTTCTTCCGGAGAACCTTCGCGAACTTGTCAAGCCATACCTCGGAGTAATCACAGTTTCCGGGTAAAACCATCACAGAGACCCTAGATTTCTCTACCTTTTCCTGCGACTCCTTGCAAAGATCATCGCTATCTACATCTATGACTACATTATTTATGCCTTTACGGCGGAGAGCTTCGGAGAGGTGGCTCGCGAAAGATAACCGTACCTCGTCTACGCAGCTGATGCAGACAAATCCCTCAGCGTTTTCACAATTGGTCATGATTTCGGGCTTTGACAGTTGGAACAAACCTTAGATTTTGCAGGAATTTGTTTGTGACGACGATGCTTTTTTTCATTTGACATTGGTCAAACCACTCTCAAATCTCTCAGTGGTTCTCATGGACTTTACTTTACCAAATGAATTTTTTTGGCTAAAAGtaaatatgattattaatatttaaaataattttttagttgtttgttactcgtggaaaagaaaaagaaaaagaagatttttgaGTCGTCGTTTCTCATGGACTTTACTTTACCAAATGTAACTTTGagctaaaatatataattaggtaacaaatttaaataaaattattgtgaataaaattatagttattaaattaatatttgtttgtgtcaaatgtaatatgtaattaaattatttttaatttaaattttcgtttttttttatttaaaatacgTCTTATCCATTACAAtcattaaatatgaaatttttttaacttagtcgagaaaatattgataaaatgttactattaatgacatgtcttttgtgtggtttaaaaactaatttattgaAACAGgataaatgattagataaaaaattatattaaaaattttggaatttcTAAGAAGTGTAATATGCATTTACATAAATGTAAAGATATGAGTACTATTAAGTTCCAATCTGTAACTTAAtatgctaattttttttattacatttatttcttttttttagtgtttggaaaaaaattttgtatattatttgatgaataactatttttccaaataaaattagatattacattttaaaagtttttaaaagtacacgttaacaaaatatagtacacataaaaaaatataaatttaacaacatctttattattattttttggttaaacataTAATGACATGTATTGTAAATAGTATTACCAAATGGGGATAAATTGCTAAAAAATGTCTGTGGCTTTCTAGCGACAACACCTCAACATTTTTCTCAAAATGTTTCCCTATTAATATACTGAGattactatatttaaaataatagtttAGTCGTTGTTTTTATTCATGGAAAAGAGTCGTGTTgtctggaaaaaaaattgttagaaatatcttttttgacatatcttttttcaaaaatgcttttttttaacattttcatttttgttctcttttacacaattgtattatgttaaattaatttttagaattattttttttaggtttgggtttccAATTTACATTTAAGgtatagtttttataatttctgcTTTGTATAATGGTTCTTGTTTTCAGTTTAGGCTCCGAGAACTTGTTTTTATACGTCGATCTTTCAcgtttattattaatattatcagataacaaaaaaaaaaatgtgtgacCAACCATATGAAGAAAAGTAGAAAACCCACTATATAGTTTGGTTTGTCACTCTGTCCATTCCAAATTTCCAGTGTGAACAAGTTgactgaaaaaacaaaaaagaaagacttGTCAATTACGAATTTACTTGactgcaccaaaaaaaaaaaaaaatcgccaATACATTCTTGCTACTGTAACGCACACTCCGAGAATAAGCTTTTCCGCCATGGAGACATCCTCGGTCGACGACCAGCCACCGCAACATCAAGTGTTCATCAGTTTCCGTGGAGCAGATCTGCGCCTAAAATTCGTCAGCCATCTCGTCAAGGACTTGAAATGGAACAACATCAACGTCTTTATCGACGAATACGAGAAGAGAGGTCAACCTATAGACATACTATTAAAGAGAATCGAGGAGTCCAAAATCGTCTTGGTTATCTTCTCCAGCAACTACACAAATTCTCTCTGGTGCGTCAGAGAGCTTGAGAAGATCAAGGATTGTACTGATGATGGAACACTCGTTGCGATTCCAATCTTTTACAAGCTGGAGCCATCCACCGTTCGAGATCTGAAAGGCAAGTTCGGCGATAGTTTCAGGAGTTTGGCTAAGGGtgatgagaaggagaagaagtggaAGGAAGCTTTTAATTTTATACCTAACATTATGGGCATCACCATTGACAAGAAAAGGTATTGATTACAGTTGTAGATAGATCTATTAATACTTGTTGAACCTTTGTTTATGGGAGTTAAGGGAGGGGTCATGATCTCATTAGCCTTGAAATTTGCAGTGTTGAGAGTGAGAAAGTTAATGACATTGTGAAGGCGGTGAAGACAGCGCTGACTGAAATTTCATTGGAGGGAAGAGAAGGTCCAGCCGTGGAGGCTTTAGGAAGGAGCATCGTTGGAACGTCTTCCTCAGGATGCGAGAAAAAGCACAAGACTTTTGGGAACGGACAACGGTTAAAAGAGTTGGAGGAGAAGTTGGATCTTGATATATACAAGAAAACACGTATCATTGGAGTTGTTGGGATGCCTGGAATTGGTAAAACCACACTTCTTAAAGAACTCTACAAGACGTGGCAGGGCAAGTTTACGAGGCATGCGTTGATTGATCAAATCCGTGTAAAGTTGAAGCATTTGGAGTTGGGTCGGTTGCCTCAAATGCTCTTAGGCGAGTTATCCAAGTTGAACAATCCTCACATGGAAAATTTCAAAGATCCATATAGCCAACTCCATGAACGCAAAGTTCTTGTTGTACTTGACGATGTTAGTAAAAGGGGACATATAGATGCTCTTCGTGAGATACTAGACTGGATTAAGGAGGGTAAGGAGGGAAGCAGAGTTGTCATTGCAACAAGCGACATGTCCTTAACAAATGGTTTGGTTGATGATACTTACATGGTTCCAAATTTGAACCACAGAGATAGCTTACAACTATTTCGCTATCATGCCTTTAATGATGATCAAGCCAATCCTCGGAAGAAAGATTTCATGAAGCTGTCAGAAGGGTTTGTACATTATGCCAGAGGCCATCCACTAGCTCTCAAAGTATTGGGCGGAGAGCTTAATAAGAAAAGTATGGATCATTGGAATTCAAAACTGAAGAGACTTGCACAGAGTCCCAGCCCCAATATTGTAAATGTCTTCCAAGTGAGCTATGATGAATTGACTTCTGAGCAGAAAGATGCATTTCTCGACATAGCTTGTTTCAGATCACAGGACAAGGATTATGTAGAAAGTTTACTTGCTTCATCTGAGCTTAGATCTGCTGAAGGAACGAGTGCAGTAAAAGCTCTCACTGATAAGTTCCTGATTAATACTTGTGATGGGCGAGTGGAGATGCATGATCTATTGTATACTTTTTCAAGGGAACTTGATCTTAAGACATCTAGCCAGGATGATAGCAGACAACAGAGGCTGTGGTTCCATCAACACATAATCAAGGGAGGCATAATTAATGTACTGCAGAATAAAATGGTGAGACCATAAGTTCCTCTAGAGTTTTATTAGTAAAAgcttacttctttttttctcttcactGATGCCGTGTTCTTTGTTGGTTCTTAGAAACCTGCCAATGTTAGAGGTATTTTCCTAGACTTGTCTGAAGTGAAACACGCAACGAGCTTAGACCGCGACCACTTCATAAGTATGAGAAATCTCCGGTATCTCAAGTTCTACAATTCCCATTGTCCTCAGGAATGCAAAACCAACAATAAGATCAACATCCCTGATAAACTTAAGCTACCGTTGAAAGAAGTTCGTTGCCTCCACTGGCTGAAATTCCCATTGGAGGAACTTCCAAACGATTTCAACCCGATTAATCTTGTCGACCTTAAGCTGCCTTACAGTGAGATTGAACAACTTTGGGAGGGTGACAAGGTGTGTCTCTGAATAATCTGTTGATAGCTTTTGTGAATGATTAATTTAACTTGGATAGTATTTTTAACTGTacgattttttctgttttccaaTAGGATACACCATTCTTAAAGTGGGTCGATCTCAGTCACTCAACAAAGTTGTGCAGCTTGTCAGGGTTATCAAAGGCTGAAAAGCTTAAAAGATTGAACCTTGAAGGTTGCACAACACTGAAAACGTTGCCACATGATATGGAACGAATGAAAATGCTTGATTTCCTGAATCTGAAAGGGTGCACAAGACTGGAATATCTTCCAGAGAtgaatttggtttttctgaAAACACTTACTCTTAGCGGCTGCTCAACTTTTAACGAATTTCCGTTGATTTCAGAAAATCTAGAAACTCTGTATATAGATGGAACAGCAATAAGTCAGCTTCCTGCAAACATGGAGAAGCTCCAGAGACTTGTTGTATTGAATATGAAAGACTGCAAAATGCTGGAGGAAATCCCAGGCCGTGTTTGTGAGCTGAAAGCTCTTCAAGAACTGATACTCTCTGATTGTTCAAATCTCAAGATTTTCCCAGAAATCAACATCAGCTCGTTAAAGATTTTACTTTTGGATGGGACAGCCATTGAAGTGATGCCACAGTTACCCTCACTGCAGTATTTGTGCGTTAGCAGAAATACTAAGATCAGCTGCCTTCCTGCAGGAATCAGTCAGCTTTCTCAACTTAAATGGCTGGACCTGAAGTATTGTACGAGTCTTACATCAGTTCCAGAGTTTCCACCAAATCTTCAGTGCTTAGATGCACACGGTTGTAGTTCGCTGAAGACTGTTTCAAAGCCTTTGGCCCGTATCATGCCAACGGAGCAGAATCATTCCACATACATTTTCACCAACTGTGAGAACCTAGAACAAGTTGCAAAGGAGGAAATCACATCGTATGCTCAAAGGAAATGCCAGCTGTTGTCATATGCTCGGAAACGTTACAATGGGGTATCTCTCTATACCTATCTCTTTCGCTTTGTCGCTCTCTGTATCCCTCTCTCAAATTTTTTGCATTTCAAAGAAACTCTGGCAGAGTTTTAAGATTTTCGCATTTGAACTTTGCAGGGTCTTGTTTCAGAGTCTTTGTTCAGCACTTGCTTTCCTGGATGTGAAGTGCCTTCTTGGTTTTGTCATGAAACAGTTGGATCTGAGTTAGAAGTAAAACTCCTCCCACATTGGCATGACAAGAAGCTTGCCGGCATTGCTCTATGTGCTGTAGTCTCATCTCTTGACGACTTAGATCAAATCAGCTCCTTGTCTGTGATCTGCACCTTTAAAGTAAAAGATGAAGACAAGTCTTGGGTCCCATTTACTTGTCCAGTAGGAAGTTGGACCAGACATAGAGACAAGAAAGACAAGATTGAGTCAGACCATGTCTTTATCGGCTACACCAGTTGTCCACATACTATAAAGTGTCCTGAAGACGGTAACTCGGATGAATGCAATCCTACCGAAGCCTCCCTTGAATTTACTGTGACAGGCGGTGCAAGTGAGAACGGAAAGTTCAAGGTGTTGAAGTGTGGTTTGAGTTTGGTGTATGcaaatgataaaaacaaaaacagttctCATGAAGCAAAGTACGATATGCTTGTTGGAAAGAGTTTGCAAGAAAATTCAGATGGGGTTGATGGAAGAGTAAATTTAAAGACAGCAATGTACAGTATGGCTGTTATGGAGAGCTTTCAAGAAAATTCAGAAGGGGTTTATGGAAgagtgaagagaaagaaaaaaacaaggaaggaCAATGGACggataaagaagaagcaaaggtcAGGAATAGATAAAACTCAAACTGTGATGAAAGTGTAACTccaagaaagaaagatcaaTTCAGTCAGTCAAGCACATGGTTGAGAATCTCCAAGGgggaaataattattttccagATGAAGCACGTCTTACAAAAAAACTCCAGCTCGTGATGAAGAAATCCAGCATGAGTAAAGATGTGATTCAAGTCTAAATAATGGAAATTTGAGAGAGGAAAACAAGTTAAAGGAACTCTGGATCACCAGAGAGATAGGGATACAAATTACATTGGTGAATCAAATTGTTAACTGACCCCTTTTCATCTTCCCAGTAAGCTGGAATTCTAATGCGAACGTTGAAGACTCGATTAAGGCTTATCCTGATTTCAAAGTCGTTGGAAGCCTATCAgcttagattttgtttttctttggattCAGTGTTCACGAGACACCCTTTCAAGTTATATAGCACGAAGATAATCTTTTTTTAAGAGACCTTTATCTTCTGTTTCCTGTTTAAAAGTTTctggttgttgtttgattatcTTTCAGGTATATGACTCTTTTCTCTGTAAGACTCTTTTCCGGTTGAATAAAGAAAATCTTTTTCAAAGTCTCACTTGATAATCTGCAATGGTTATCTCTTGGGCATGATGATTTTGTCAatgtgatatgtctatattttgtttcttcttaccatatatttatcatgcatttagttaggataactcattgttttgcatcatttttttaatcttttctatGTCTAgctagttcttgcatcatccttacATACATtttgcattttggagtatttcaggtatctaggtgACGTTGGAAACGCACCCGTTTGAGCCACCCGTTCAAGCCGTTGTTCGAGCCAACCGTTCGAGCCACCCGTTCTAGCCGTCGTTATATCCGACCAAAGAGCCATCATCCCACCTCGTTTGAGCCACTCTTCAACCCGTCACTCGAGCcactcactcgagccaccggtcgagggattcagcttttgacgtcttcctaaaagttgtagagaattgagtcgtCGTTCCagtgccgtttatttcaagccaatcagaggtgtggttcaagagttatcatcattttagtggatgcgtatacacctgTTCGAGCCACTCGTCATGCGACCACTCCaccccgttcgagccgttccactaAAGTGGGATTTAACTTTCgaagtcttcatcaaagttgtaagGAATTGAGCCATCTTTCCAACgtcgtttatttcaagccaatcggagatgtggttcaagagttaccatcgttttagtggatgcgtatacacccagctcgagccaaaaCCACTCTGgatcgagccaacaccactctaGTTCGAGCCAAAACCACTCTGGATCGAGCCAAAACCACTCttgtgatatgtctatattttttctctctttagcATGTATTCTTCATGCATTTATCTAGGATGACTCATTGTTTtacatcattttctagtctcttctttaaattttgcatgtttaagtagttcttgcatcatctttgcatacattgtgcattttggagtatttcaggtgcTTAGGAGATGTACAAACTTCTGGAACCAAATAGAGGCTGAGACACGCAACTCGACCGACGCACTCCCAGGACTGACGACACACGACTCGACCGACGCACTCCCAGGACTAACAACATGCGACTCGACCGACGCACTCCCAAGACTACGACACGCGACTCGACCGACGCTCCTGGGAGAGAAGCAATGCGACTTGACTGACATGCGACTTGGACGCGCTCCCAGGAAGAAACACCAGCATCCCACTCGACTGACCAAACCAGACATTCgacttcttcaacctctttgatcgagtcgagtgaagattttactttgggattcagctttcgaatgtagagaattgagttgtagggaattgagtcaaAGTtatagagaattgagtcatctttctaatgccgtttatttcaagccaatctaGGTGTGTTTCAatagttatcatcgttttagtggatgcgtatacacccagctcgagccgaGACCACTCCACTCGACCTAGCTCGAACCAACAccactccactcgacccagctcgagccaacaccactccacTCGAACAAGCTCGAGCCAACGtcactccactcgacccagctcgagtcAACGCCACTCCACTCGATCTGTTCCACGCACACCAACTCAACCGCACGTCTGGAAGAAAGACGCTCCGACTCAGCCAACCCGATTCCCGAACCGACaatctatcttgtcgttttatgtcttagggttttccatgttttactataaatacattttgttaagtctttacTCATACATCTCGTTTTTCTTTaaggtttacctagccacctaaaacgttctttgattttgtaatccagatagctttgattttattatgtttttgcatttgatttcttctacaaagttgttcatctcatttttctCTATCTGATCATGCTTGATTTAATGATTTCtggatttgtatctttggtgatgatgatttctggatctgagtagtgctagagttcttgaggatgggatagattaggtggaggatcttagtatgtagggtgtttaagtttagatttgtGTGATTCCCTTATGGagtagagttagaaatactagtatATCTTTggtcaattggaactaggtcttagacatttccacaccacACACAAAAGATgcttgatgaaatgtctgaccaactagtgccagagacttatattcctagcctaagagattagttgtctaggatgtttgttgaagTGAATGAACTAGTTTTTCATGtctgcttgatcatgtttctctagcgagatctaggtttggaagtggttaaGTCTGAGTAGCTTATGTCAAGatattggattagctaagtcgcgATGTTGATTGTCCATGGATAGTTTGTTGtgacatgttaaacactctgtagactaggagactccaccgacatcaattactctcatccttaggacttctatctttctgatttttattgcattcttGAGACTGTTTCGGTTCTTGCTGTTTAGTTCACGTttagactcgtttctgtttttactcatgtttacttcttgtcatgcattctcgtttctagttctgtagctcatttccgttttgcattctgattattctaggattgttagatataaaaccactctttgaattgacttgacttgtgatttcttgattgcatcttgagtggtagcatcatcccatttggattgacagcttaagtactacaactacataaataattgaacctgctaggatagacaaaaagaaaacctaGTTTCAGTTTGGCTTTTGTGTGTAACAGAATGATCCACCCTCGACATTGGAGTGAAAGTGGACTTTTTGGAATGTGATATTATTGTTTCGTTTCAAGACTTATCTAAAACAACCTTAtggtaaaatgtatatttgaaTTCAACAATGTTATTGGGACGTCCTCTTCTAGCAATTCTTAACTGCCATGTTGGAGGTTTTTATTCAAGCTAGGCGATGAGAAATGTACGATTAAGTCTACCCACGTTTTCATTGGCTTTGCCATGTTGGTTGAATATCAACAGATGTCATGAAGTAGGTCTTAAGAAGAAATGTTTTCCTACTAAGGCTTCCATTGAAATTGAAGTCACAGCTGGTACTTACTATGCTGCAAACTGTGAGGTACTAAAGcgtaatttttgtttggttaattgTGAACTTTGATAATTATTCGTGAGAAGCAAATGTTCATGGGAGTCCAGTGGTTTTCTGAATTTAATTATGGTTTTGGGACACAAAATTGATCCAAGTCCAGTGGTTAGTGAATTTTGATAATGATTCCTGAGAAGCACATTTTCATGAAAACCTAATGGTAGAGGAAGTCAGACAAGGTGTAAAAGTAGATTTTAGGTTCccttgaggagaagaagattgctAATGCAACAGCAACGAAGGATGATAAATTCAGTGGTGAAAGCAAACAACTTCCACGTGAATATAGATCAAGAGCTTCTTTATTCACGCATCTTCATATGATATCAGCAAGACTACATTTTAACGCCAAGATGAAATCACTAGACTACAAGTTTAGACCCTACATCATCAGGCTCAACTTACTTCTGAGAACTAAAAATGTCATTCTTGGCGTTAATGTCTCTAGTGATTTCATCTTTTGACTTGCTGCAGAGTGAAACATGATTGAACTTTGTCTGAATCCAGCCTTGGTAAGAAACCATGTGcttttcacacaaaaaaaaaacataaacactcaTGAGTACTAGTTGTTTACTTCCTTTATTCTTTTCCCGTTAGTTATCTCTTCATCTTTTAAAAACGAATGCCTCCTCTTGGGCAAAACAGCTTCACCCGAGCCATTTTCATGttgatttgcttcttttatTGATATCACTTCATTGAGATTATTCTCCAGTGTTTCCTGGAGTCTGTAATCAATCTCATCCGGAGCATATAACAAGCTCATTCCACATTTCACCACCTCGCAGCTTCCTAGCTTCCTCTTGTTGTCATCACTAACAAAGAATTTGAAAGAGGCAGCAGTGTTGCAACATCTATTGTGCTCATTACTCTCTTCACGACATTTCTTGACATGGAAGCTGTTGTTGTAACTAAGGAACACATGGTCAGACACAATTTTCCGTGATTGATGTCCACATGATCCACACGGCTCAGTCCATCCCCCAAGAGTGCAAATAAATCTGATGCAGTCACCGCTCTCGCTCTTGAACTTGCACTTGCAAATTACAGAGAAACGGTTGGATTGATCTTCACAGTCTTTGAAAGAGACAACCACACATAAGGAGAGCCCCATAAATTTATTGTCACACCAGTGTGGAGGCAAGTGTGTTTCTATGGAAGAGCCCATTCTCTGATGGCGGAACCATAAAGGTAAGTCGTTTCCAGGAAAACTGACACTAACTAAAGGTTCATAAATTAGTCCCTGAGATGATACAGAGGAAACCATTAAGCATTAGATCATGATAAAATGTCAATGGAAGAAGAGAGTTAATGGAGATGGACCTTATTATTACGTTTAAGACACGCATTCGCCAGTATTTGACTCTTGAGTTGGGCATGAGCCacaatattttcttgtgtttcttggttAAGCTTGAAGCAATCAGTGAATATAAAAGTAGATTGAACTCTTTCAGCTACCACAAGATGTGTCATGGGCTTTGCAACTGTTTCTAGAGAAGCACAGTCATGAGCATCCAAGTACTGCAGATTTGATGGAAGCATTGGTAGTGAGTTGAGCTTTCTGCAGTGTTTCAAGTCAAGTGATTTCAGATGGTGAAGTTTTTTGATGCTTTCGGGTAGGTATTCTAAATCGTTTCTGCTTAAGCATAAGCTATGTACTGATGACAAGCAACTGAAGTTGTTGGGAAACTTGTGGATATTGCAATCTGTGAGATAGAGTTCTGATAAACGAAAGCAGCCTGAGAAAGGTAGCAACTCCAAACCTGCTGAATCCTAAATTTGGATCCACCAAATGTAAATAGCTTGAGATTACTCATACTCATTGATCTAGGTATCTGTTTGATGGCCGTCTCATCCATAAGTAAAATCTCCAAATATTCCATGTCCTCATCAATGTCTGGAAAACACTCCAGATTTGAACAGCCAGAAAGAATCAGTTCTCGAAGAGATTTCAGCTTGCAAAGATTGCTGGGAAGATGAGTCAAACTGCAACACTTTTTTAAATTCAACACAGCTAGGTATTGGAGGCTATCTACGGATTCAGGAACTCTTCTGATTCCCGTCCCATCCAAATATAGAGATTCTATGTTTTCTGAAATAATTGGAAATGTTCTTAGCTTTGAGCAACCACTAAGGATTAGAGATTTCAACGACTTAAGACTGATCCCCTGCGGAATACTCTTTAGGCTTTTACACTCTCTGAAGTTCAAGTAAACAAGACTGTCCATCTGACGGATTGATGAACACTTGATCAAACTTGTACAGCATTCAGCGTTCAATCTTTCAATATTTCGAGCATCCATCAAGCCTGATAAACTCAGCAAGTTTTTTGAATGACTGATATCAAGTCACCTTAACTCTGCTGTATTCTGCAATATATttcatcaaaaatttaataattatatgcAGACTTGACTCTAGCTAGAATCTGTTCTAATAGGAGGcaaaacctttttctcttcCCAAAGTTTTGTAAGATGGCTGTGACGCAGATTGAGATCAACGAGTTTCTTTGGGTTGAAGTTTGATGGCAAGTACTCCAAAGGGTATCCCTGCCAATGGAGGTACACCAGCTCATCTGGAAAGCAATCAAGACCAAACGGGAAGCGAAATTTACAGTCGTTCTCACACCATTGAGAACACTGAGAATTGTAGAATTTGAGGAACTTGAGATTCCACATCTCTGTGAATACATCAGGGCTTAGCTTC harbors:
- the LOC104760399 gene encoding disease resistance protein RPS4-like, producing the protein METSSVDDQPPQHQVFISFRGADLRLKFVSHLVKDLKWNNINVFIDEYEKRGQPIDILLKRIEESKIVLVIFSSNYTNSLWCVRELEKIKDCTDDGTLVAIPIFYKLEPSTVRDLKGKFGDSFRSLAKGDEKEKKWKEAFNFIPNIMGITIDKKSVESEKVNDIVKAVKTALTEISLEGREGPAVEALGRSIVGTSSSGCEKKHKTFGNGQRLKELEEKLDLDIYKKTRIIGVVGMPGIGKTTLLKELYKTWQGKFTRHALIDQIRVKLKHLELGRLPQMLLGELSKLNNPHMENFKDPYSQLHERKVLVVLDDVSKRGHIDALREILDWIKEGKEGSRVVIATSDMSLTNGLVDDTYMVPNLNHRDSLQLFRYHAFNDDQANPRKKDFMKLSEGFVHYARGHPLALKVLGGELNKKSMDHWNSKLKRLAQSPSPNIVNVFQVSYDELTSEQKDAFLDIACFRSQDKDYVESLLASSELRSAEGTSAVKALTDKFLINTCDGRVEMHDLLYTFSRELDLKTSSQDDSRQQRLWFHQHIIKGGIINVLQNKMKPANVRGIFLDLSEVKHATSLDRDHFISMRNLRYLKFYNSHCPQECKTNNKINIPDKLKLPLKEVRCLHWLKFPLEELPNDFNPINLVDLKLPYSEIEQLWEGDKDTPFLKWVDLSHSTKLCSLSGLSKAEKLKRLNLEGCTTLKTLPHDMERMKMLDFLNLKGCTRLEYLPEMNLVFLKTLTLSGCSTFNEFPLISENLETLYIDGTAISQLPANMEKLQRLVVLNMKDCKMLEEIPGRVCELKALQELILSDCSNLKIFPEINISSLKILLLDGTAIEVMPQLPSLQYLCVSRNTKISCLPAGISQLSQLKWLDLKYCTSLTSVPEFPPNLQCLDAHGCSSLKTVSKPLARIMPTEQNHSTYIFTNCENLEQVAKEEITSYAQRKCQLLSYARKRYNGGLVSESLFSTCFPGCEVPSWFCHETVGSELEVKLLPHWHDKKLAGIALCAVVSSLDDLDQISSLSVICTFKVKDEDKSWVPFTCPVGSWTRHRDKKDKIESDHVFIGYTSCPHTIKCPEDGNSDECNPTEASLEFTVTGGASENGKFKVLKCGLSLVYANDKNKNSSHEAKYDMLVGKSLQENSDGVDGRVNLKTAMYSMAVMESFQENSEGVYGRVKRKKKTRKDNGRIKKKQRSGIDKTQTVMKV
- the LOC104760400 gene encoding inactive disease resistance protein RPS4-like, producing MDARNIERLNAECCTSLIKCSSIRQMDSLVYLNFRECKSLKSIPQGISLKSLKSLILSGCSKLRTFPIISENIESLYLDGTGIRRVPESVDSLQYLAVLNLKKCCSLTHLPSNLCKLKSLRELILSGCSNLECFPDIDEDMEYLEILLMDETAIKQIPRSMSMSNLKLFTFGGSKFRIQQVWKLYLTDCNIHKFPNNFSCLSSVHSLCLSRNDLEYLPESIKKLHHLKSLDLKHCRKLNSLPMLPSNLQYLDAHDCASLETVAKPMTHLVVAERVQSTFIFTDCFKLNQETQENIVAHAQLKSQILANACLKRNNKVQSQGLIYEPLVSVSFPGNDLPLWFRHQRMGSSIETHLPPHWCDNKFMGLSLCVVVSFKDCEDQSNRFSVICKCKFKSESGDCIRFICTLGGWTEPCGSCGHQSRKIVSDHVFLSYNNSFHVKKCREESNEHNRCCNTAASFKFFVSDDNKRKLGSCEVVKCGMSLLYAPDEIDYRLQETLENNLNEVISIKEANQHENGSGEAVLPKRRHSFLKDEEITNGKRIKEVNN